A genome region from Paracoccus stylophorae includes the following:
- a CDS encoding IclR family transcriptional regulator translates to METPIEQGTQSIGRAVAVWRRIGQAAQSGLSLGELAAATGLAKPTVRRMLVALIREGLIEQDSDSRRYFPGPETYVAGMLAAPRFGLMRIAQPALIRLARASGDTCFLTARRGLYSVCLLREEGSYPVRTHALQPGDEHPLGIGAGSLAILAALPDDEIDAVLPQLVPLLAAPRYAAHDASMLRQAVAQARQRGFALNPGLVVAGSWGIGVAIRHPMGHIAGALSLAAIDQRLTPDRQAEMAALLRAEAARAETDLNDLLARKT, encoded by the coding sequence ATGGAAACCCCAATTGAACAGGGAACCCAAAGCATCGGCCGCGCGGTCGCGGTCTGGCGCCGGATTGGGCAGGCTGCGCAGTCCGGTCTGTCCTTGGGCGAACTGGCGGCTGCGACGGGCCTCGCCAAGCCGACGGTGCGGCGGATGCTGGTCGCGCTGATCCGCGAGGGGTTGATCGAACAGGACAGCGACAGCCGCAGGTATTTTCCGGGTCCCGAAACCTATGTCGCGGGGATGCTGGCCGCGCCGCGTTTCGGGCTGATGCGGATTGCCCAGCCCGCGCTGATCCGGCTGGCGCGCGCCAGCGGCGACACCTGTTTTCTGACCGCGCGGCGCGGTCTGTATTCGGTCTGCCTGCTGCGCGAAGAGGGCAGCTATCCGGTGCGCACCCATGCGTTGCAACCCGGCGACGAACATCCGCTGGGGATCGGGGCCGGCTCGCTGGCAATCCTTGCGGCGCTGCCCGATGACGAAATCGACGCGGTCCTGCCGCAACTGGTGCCGCTGCTGGCCGCGCCACGCTATGCCGCCCATGACGCGTCGATGCTGCGGCAGGCCGTCGCGCAGGCGCGCCAACGGGGATTTGCCCTGAACCCGGGCCTTGTCGTGGCGGGCAGTTGGGGCATCGGCGTGGCGATCCGCCACCCGATGGGCCACATCGCCGGGGCCTTGTCGCTGGCCGCCATCGACCAGCGGCTGACGCCCGACCGTCAGGCCGAGATGGCGGCCCTGCTGCGGGCCGAGGCTGCGCGCGCCGAAACCGACCTGAACGATCTGCTTGCGAGGAAAACATGA
- a CDS encoding DctP family TRAP transporter solute-binding subunit, translating to MFLKLALGLTTALALTLPAAAETLRLSHNTGDTTTWQQGAEKFAELLKAETGDAYDVRVFPNAQLSGGDQMKQAEMTGRGAIDMVLTSAINVTPLAPEMAAFSLPYLYPDYDAVDRTTQGAAGERMEEIMESHGIHVLAWGENGFREVTNSKRPITSPDDMKGLKMRVAGPMYIDVMNDLGANPQQMQWSETFPALQQGVVDGQENPIGAVIIPQRVYEVQKYITPWHYSYDPLFLGISKAKWDGLDEATQASFQKAADEAMEYQIRISREATADGLEFLKEQGMEVYELSPDELAAFREATKPSFDKWSDQIGADIVKLFTDEVNAQ from the coding sequence ATGTTCTTGAAGCTGGCCCTGGGGCTGACAACCGCGCTTGCGCTGACCCTGCCCGCCGCCGCCGAAACGCTGCGCCTGTCGCACAATACCGGCGACACGACGACCTGGCAGCAGGGGGCCGAGAAATTCGCGGAACTGCTGAAGGCGGAAACCGGCGACGCCTATGACGTCCGCGTCTTTCCCAACGCGCAGCTGTCGGGCGGCGATCAGATGAAACAGGCCGAGATGACCGGTCGCGGCGCCATCGACATGGTGCTGACCTCGGCCATCAACGTGACGCCGCTTGCGCCCGAGATGGCGGCCTTTTCGCTGCCCTATCTGTATCCCGACTATGACGCGGTCGATCGCACCACGCAGGGCGCCGCCGGCGAGCGGATGGAAGAGATCATGGAAAGCCACGGCATCCATGTCCTGGCCTGGGGCGAAAACGGCTTTCGCGAAGTCACCAATTCCAAGCGTCCGATCACATCGCCCGACGACATGAAGGGCCTGAAGATGCGTGTGGCCGGTCCGATGTATATCGACGTAATGAACGATCTGGGCGCCAATCCGCAGCAGATGCAATGGTCCGAAACCTTCCCCGCGCTGCAACAGGGCGTGGTGGACGGGCAGGAAAACCCGATTGGCGCGGTCATCATCCCGCAGCGCGTCTACGAGGTGCAGAAATACATCACGCCCTGGCATTACAGCTATGACCCGCTGTTTCTGGGCATCAGCAAGGCGAAATGGGACGGGCTTGACGAGGCGACGCAGGCCAGTTTCCAGAAAGCTGCCGACGAGGCGATGGAATATCAGATCCGCATCAGCCGCGAGGCGACCGCAGACGGGCTGGAATTCCTGAAGGAACAGGGGATGGAGGTGTATGAGCTGTCCCCGGACGAACTGGCCGCCTTCCGCGAGGCGACCAAGCCCAGCTTCGACAAATGGTCCGACCAGATCGGCGCCGATATCGTGAAACTGTTCACCGACGAAGTGAACGCGCAGTAG
- a CDS encoding zinc-binding metallopeptidase family protein codes for MQNFTCPTCGNQVYFDNLSCACGAALHYDPEARKMVGDALSCANRDSIQCNWATDPGTPLCRSCRMSQIVPALAIGDNRMLLARAERAKRWVLANLSNWGWFTDADPGGRPRFLMLSENTGGQRAAQIVMGHAGGDITINVTEADELIRVQRRHQMGEQYRSMVGHFRHELAHFLFDRLSRCPGFCDAFRRLFGDERADYAAALQRHYAAPQDPGQDFITAYATAHPHEDWAETVAHLLHMVDFTDSFVSAGLSMDGVPADYSAYADDDAEYLLTIAAQVAIAINGINRALDNNDLYPFVLTPPIRRKMAFAHGWLKNHAARAI; via the coding sequence GTGCAGAACTTCACCTGTCCGACCTGCGGCAACCAGGTCTATTTCGACAATCTGTCCTGCGCCTGCGGCGCGGCGCTGCATTACGATCCCGAAGCGCGCAAGATGGTAGGGGACGCCCTGTCATGTGCCAACCGCGACAGCATCCAGTGCAACTGGGCGACCGATCCGGGCACGCCCTTGTGCCGGTCGTGCCGGATGTCGCAGATCGTGCCGGCGCTGGCCATCGGCGACAACCGCATGCTGCTGGCGCGGGCCGAGCGCGCCAAGCGATGGGTGCTGGCCAATCTGTCCAACTGGGGCTGGTTCACCGACGCCGATCCCGGCGGGCGTCCGCGCTTTCTGATGCTGTCCGAAAACACCGGCGGGCAGCGGGCCGCGCAGATCGTCATGGGCCATGCCGGCGGCGACATCACCATCAACGTGACCGAGGCGGATGAGCTGATCCGGGTCCAGCGCCGGCACCAGATGGGCGAGCAATACCGGTCGATGGTCGGGCATTTCCGGCACGAACTGGCGCATTTCCTGTTCGACCGGCTGTCGCGCTGCCCCGGTTTCTGCGACGCGTTCCGCCGCCTGTTCGGGGACGAACGCGCCGACTATGCCGCCGCCTTGCAGCGCCATTATGCCGCGCCGCAGGACCCGGGCCAGGATTTCATCACCGCATACGCGACCGCCCACCCGCACGAGGACTGGGCCGAGACGGTGGCGCATCTGCTGCACATGGTCGATTTCACCGACAGCTTCGTCAGCGCGGGTCTGTCGATGGACGGCGTGCCGGCGGATTATTCGGCCTATGCCGACGACGATGCCGAATATCTGCTGACCATCGCCGCGCAGGTCGCCATCGCCATCAACGGCATCAACCGCGCGCTGGACAATAACGATCTGTATCCCTTTGTGCTGACGCCGCCCATCCGCAGGAAGATGGCCTTTGCCCATGGCTGGCTGAAAAACCATGCCGCGCGCGCGATCTGA
- the rpmA gene encoding 50S ribosomal protein L27, whose protein sequence is MAHKKAGGSSRNGRDSAGRRLGVKLFGGQEAIAGNIIVRQRGTKWWPGQNVGMGKDHTLFALTDGHVTFSKGLKGRTFISVIPASLEAAE, encoded by the coding sequence ATGGCACATAAGAAAGCAGGCGGTTCGTCCCGCAACGGTCGCGATTCCGCCGGCCGCCGTCTTGGCGTGAAGCTGTTCGGCGGTCAGGAGGCGATCGCGGGCAACATCATCGTGCGGCAGCGCGGCACCAAATGGTGGCCCGGCCAGAATGTCGGCATGGGCAAGGATCACACCCTGTTCGCGCTGACCGACGGTCACGTGACCTTTTCCAAGGGTCTGAAGGGTCGCACCTTCATCTCCGTGATTCCAGCGAGCCTGGAGGCCGCCGAGTAA
- the rplU gene encoding 50S ribosomal protein L21: protein MFAVLKTGGKQYKVQAGDVLRVEKLNAAAGDKVQFNEILMVGSTLGAPLVEGACVQAEVIDQIKADKVITFVKRRRKHGSQRTRGHRQQLTLLRVTDVLEKGADQTGVKVAAGARSKVEAEA, encoded by the coding sequence ATGTTCGCGGTTCTGAAGACTGGCGGCAAGCAATACAAGGTTCAGGCCGGCGACGTCCTGCGCGTTGAAAAGCTGAATGCCGCGGCTGGCGATAAGGTCCAGTTCAACGAGATTCTGATGGTGGGCTCGACCCTGGGCGCGCCGCTGGTCGAGGGGGCCTGCGTGCAGGCCGAGGTGATCGACCAGATCAAGGCCGACAAGGTGATCACCTTCGTCAAGCGTCGCCGCAAGCACGGCTCGCAGCGCACCCGTGGCCACCGCCAGCAGCTGACCCTGCTGCGGGTGACCGATGTTCTGGAAAAGGGCGCGGACCAGACCGGCGTCAAGGTCGCCGCCGGCGCCCGGTCCAAAGTCGAAGCCGAAGCGTAA
- a CDS encoding TRAP transporter large permease, which translates to MADIGAGSLMVGLFFLFLVLRVPVAFALGLSALAAMWQLGFGLDLVGDLLTAAIGKFSLLAIPFFILAGNLMGRLGIADRMIRFFRVLVGGLPGGMGLVGTVVCLFWGAVSGSGPASVAAIGPMIIRSMEEDGYSRAFAAGLVCTGAAMSIVIPPSIGLVIYGVLAETSIADLFIAAILPGILCGALMLCALPFGRVREATATRALSPEPYPGLGYAHALGRSFIDSFWGLMTPVVILGGIYSGIFTPTEAAIVASVYALAVGGVIYRTLSLRGLYECLADSAAGSSVVMLVVAYAGLFGWVVTVDDLIGHYSGALLGLSSNQWVILAVIMLVVLIAGMFMDAVTIMFICLPIFLPVMRELNWDPVWFGVLVMVNLAIGLITPPVGINLYVAANITRLPLEKVARGALPFLLTSVIGLFVIAAFPILTRVLLP; encoded by the coding sequence ATGGCTGACATCGGCGCCGGCAGCCTGATGGTCGGACTGTTCTTCCTGTTTCTGGTCCTGCGCGTGCCGGTCGCCTTTGCGCTTGGGCTGTCCGCGCTGGCGGCGATGTGGCAGTTGGGCTTCGGCCTCGATCTGGTGGGCGATCTGCTGACCGCCGCCATCGGCAAGTTCTCGCTGCTGGCGATCCCGTTCTTCATCCTCGCCGGCAATCTGATGGGACGGCTGGGCATCGCCGACCGCATGATCCGCTTCTTTCGGGTGCTGGTCGGCGGTTTGCCCGGCGGGATGGGGCTTGTGGGCACTGTCGTGTGCCTGTTCTGGGGCGCGGTCAGCGGATCGGGCCCGGCATCGGTCGCGGCCATCGGCCCGATGATCATCCGTTCGATGGAAGAGGACGGCTACAGCCGCGCCTTTGCCGCCGGGCTGGTCTGCACCGGGGCTGCGATGTCGATCGTGATTCCACCCTCGATCGGGCTGGTGATCTATGGCGTGCTGGCCGAAACCTCCATCGCCGATCTGTTCATCGCGGCGATCCTGCCCGGCATCCTGTGCGGTGCGCTGATGCTGTGTGCGCTGCCGTTCGGCCGCGTGCGCGAGGCGACGGCGACCCGCGCCCTCAGCCCCGAACCCTATCCCGGTCTGGGATACGCGCATGCACTGGGCCGGTCCTTCATCGACAGTTTCTGGGGCCTGATGACGCCGGTGGTGATCCTGGGCGGGATCTATTCCGGCATCTTCACCCCGACCGAAGCCGCCATCGTCGCCTCGGTCTATGCCCTCGCCGTGGGCGGCGTGATCTATCGGACGCTGTCGCTGCGCGGACTTTACGAATGTCTTGCCGACAGCGCCGCGGGATCGTCGGTGGTCATGCTGGTCGTGGCCTATGCCGGGCTGTTCGGGTGGGTGGTCACCGTCGACGACCTGATCGGCCATTATTCCGGCGCGCTTCTGGGCCTCTCCTCGAACCAGTGGGTGATCCTTGCGGTGATCATGCTGGTCGTGCTGATCGCCGGCATGTTCATGGACGCGGTGACGATCATGTTCATCTGCCTGCCGATCTTCCTGCCGGTGATGCGCGAACTGAACTGGGACCCGGTCTGGTTCGGGGTGCTGGTCATGGTCAACCTTGCCATCGGCCTGATCACGCCGCCCGTGGGCATCAATCTTTACGTCGCGGCCAATATCACCCGCCTGCCGCTGGAAAAGGTCGCGCGCGGGGCCCTGCCCTTTCTGCTGACCAGCGTGATCGGCCTGTTCGTGATCGCGGCCTTCCCGATCCTGACGCGGGTGCTGCTGCCCTAA
- a CDS encoding GNAT family N-acetyltransferase encodes MSAPMREGTRLDDLKIDSGILNQPVIETERFVLRPLRPSDAGMIAHYTSDRRVAEGTRAIPHPLPPGASEGFVARALSADRTEDVWAIDGTGHQLAELLGVISLTRMEGDQSELGFWIGAGFWNTGFATEAVEALVAANPHGSRTLFAEAFQDNPGSARVLTNCGFVYLGDAESWSVAREARVPTWTYLRKMG; translated from the coding sequence ATGTCTGCACCCATGCGGGAGGGAACGCGCCTGGACGATCTGAAGATCGATTCCGGCATCCTCAATCAACCCGTGATCGAAACCGAACGCTTCGTCCTTCGCCCGCTGCGTCCGTCCGATGCCGGCATGATCGCGCATTACACCTCGGATCGGCGCGTGGCCGAGGGCACGCGCGCCATTCCCCATCCGTTGCCGCCGGGCGCGTCCGAAGGATTCGTGGCGCGCGCCCTGTCCGCCGACCGGACCGAGGATGTGTGGGCGATCGACGGCACCGGGCATCAGCTGGCCGAATTGCTGGGCGTGATCTCGTTGACCCGGATGGAGGGCGATCAGTCCGAGCTGGGGTTCTGGATCGGGGCCGGTTTCTGGAATACCGGCTTTGCGACCGAGGCGGTCGAGGCGCTGGTGGCGGCGAACCCGCACGGATCGCGCACCCTGTTTGCCGAGGCGTTTCAGGACAATCCCGGCTCGGCCCGGGTGCTGACGAATTGCGGTTTCGTCTATCTGGGCGATGCGGAAAGCTGGTCGGTGGCACGCGAGGCGCGTGTGCCGACCTGGACCTATCTGCGCAAGATGGGCTGA
- a CDS encoding acetyl-CoA acetyltransferase, whose protein sequence is MTDLPPAPQGRIIGWAHTRFGKSDAPDVETLMAQVTGAALDHAGIPADRIDGIFAGVFNGGFQKQGFAGALVALGHDGLAHVPAVRLENACATGSAAITAALDFIGSGRGRVALVVGAEKMTATPGGEIGDILLGASYRAEEGCTPGGFAGVFGRIAGSYFQRHGDVSRELAMIAAKNHANGALNPFAHIRKDLGFDFCNTISDRNPRAAGPLRRTDCSLVSDGAAALVIAHPDTDAPRAIGFRAQRQANDYLPISRRDILEFAGARRAWAQALEQAGITLDDLSLVETHDCFTIAELLEYEAMGLTRRGQGGRAIAEGVTARGGSLPVNPSGGLKSRGHPIGATGVSQHVMAAMQLTDEAGGMQVPGAALAGVFNMGGAAVANYVSILERVK, encoded by the coding sequence ATGACCGATCTGCCCCCCGCGCCGCAAGGACGCATCATCGGCTGGGCGCATACGCGTTTCGGCAAATCCGACGCCCCCGATGTCGAGACGCTGATGGCCCAGGTGACGGGGGCGGCGCTGGACCATGCCGGCATACCCGCAGACCGGATTGACGGGATCTTCGCCGGCGTCTTCAACGGCGGTTTTCAGAAACAGGGCTTTGCCGGTGCGCTGGTCGCGCTGGGCCATGACGGGCTGGCCCATGTGCCCGCCGTGCGGCTGGAAAATGCCTGCGCCACAGGATCGGCCGCGATCACCGCCGCACTGGATTTCATCGGGTCCGGCAGGGGGCGGGTCGCGCTGGTCGTGGGGGCCGAGAAGATGACCGCGACGCCCGGAGGCGAGATCGGCGACATCCTCTTGGGCGCCAGCTATCGCGCCGAAGAAGGCTGCACACCGGGCGGCTTTGCGGGCGTGTTCGGCCGAATCGCGGGCAGCTATTTCCAGCGCCATGGCGATGTGTCGCGCGAACTGGCGATGATCGCGGCCAAGAACCACGCCAATGGCGCGCTGAATCCGTTTGCGCATATTCGCAAGGATCTGGGTTTCGATTTCTGCAACACGATCAGCGACCGCAATCCGCGTGCGGCCGGTCCGCTGCGGCGGACCGATTGTTCGCTGGTGTCCGACGGGGCCGCGGCGCTGGTGATCGCCCATCCCGACACGGACGCGCCGCGCGCCATCGGGTTCCGGGCACAGCGTCAGGCCAACGACTACCTGCCGATCTCGCGCCGCGACATCCTGGAATTTGCGGGCGCGCGGCGGGCCTGGGCACAGGCGCTGGAACAGGCGGGGATCACGCTGGACGATCTGTCGCTGGTCGAGACGCATGACTGCTTCACCATCGCGGAATTGCTGGAATACGAGGCAATGGGCCTGACCCGGCGCGGCCAGGGCGGCCGCGCCATCGCCGAGGGTGTGACCGCGCGCGGCGGAAGCCTGCCGGTGAACCCCTCGGGCGGGCTGAAATCGCGCGGCCATCCGATCGGGGCAACCGGCGTGTCGCAGCATGTCATGGCGGCGATGCAGCTGACGGACGAGGCCGGCGGGATGCAGGTTCCGGGCGCGGCGCTGGCCGGGGTGTTCAACATGGGCGGTGCGGCGGTGGCCAATTACGTCTCGATCCTCGAGAGGGTGAAATGA
- a CDS encoding LLM class flavin-dependent oxidoreductase encodes MSIPYSVLDLAPVPEGFEAGDAIRNTLDLARHAEDWGYHRYWMAEHHNMPGIASSATAVLIGLVAQATRRIRVGAGGIMLPNHAPLTVAEAFGTLATVFPDRIDLGLGRAPGGDGAVIRALRRDPMADSFPDDVVELLDYLGPPRPGAAVRALPGEGTQVPVWILGSSLFGAQLAAHLGLPYAFASHFAPGDLAQALTLYRDRFRPSPWAAQPVTMMAVNVFAADDADEARFLRTTMQLAFARLRTGMPGKLPRPTRDLDAEIGPQMRRAVDQALRISAVGDKAQVRDQLGALIDSHRPDEVILTGQIHDHQARLRSFRIAAEAMKQL; translated from the coding sequence ATGAGCATTCCCTATTCCGTTCTTGATCTTGCGCCGGTTCCCGAGGGTTTCGAGGCCGGCGATGCGATCCGCAACACGCTGGATCTGGCCCGTCACGCCGAGGACTGGGGCTATCACCGCTATTGGATGGCCGAACATCACAACATGCCGGGCATCGCCAGTTCCGCGACCGCCGTGCTGATCGGGCTGGTGGCGCAGGCCACGCGCCGGATCCGGGTGGGCGCTGGCGGCATCATGTTGCCCAACCACGCGCCGCTGACCGTGGCCGAGGCGTTCGGAACGCTGGCGACGGTCTTTCCCGATCGGATCGATCTGGGGCTGGGTCGCGCGCCGGGCGGCGACGGTGCCGTCATCCGGGCGTTGCGCCGCGATCCGATGGCCGACAGCTTTCCCGACGACGTGGTCGAATTGCTGGACTATCTGGGTCCCCCGCGCCCGGGCGCGGCGGTGCGGGCCTTGCCGGGCGAAGGCACGCAGGTTCCGGTCTGGATCCTGGGCAGCAGCCTGTTCGGCGCGCAGTTGGCCGCGCATCTGGGGCTGCCCTATGCCTTTGCCAGCCATTTTGCGCCGGGCGATCTGGCGCAGGCGCTGACGCTGTATCGCGACCGGTTCCGCCCCTCGCCCTGGGCCGCGCAGCCGGTGACGATGATGGCCGTGAACGTGTTCGCCGCCGACGATGCCGACGAGGCCCGGTTCCTGCGCACCACCATGCAGCTTGCCTTTGCGCGGCTGCGGACGGGGATGCCGGGCAAGCTGCCCCGGCCGACGCGCGATCTTGACGCCGAGATCGGCCCCCAGATGCGCCGCGCGGTGGATCAGGCGCTGCGGATCAGTGCGGTCGGCGACAAGGCGCAGGTGCGCGACCAGCTTGGCGCGCTGATCGACAGCCACAGACCGGACGAGGTGATCCTGACCGGCCAGATCCACGATCATCAGGCACGGCTGCGCAGTTTCCGGATCGCGGCCGAGGCGATGAAGCAGCTTTAG
- a CDS encoding TRAP transporter small permease, with product MRFLDQFEKIVCSLLLLAMTTLGFANVVVRYGTNRSLAATEELLTGGFVLLTVFGAAIAARRGQHLAVELITDMLPAVLRRAVIVTATLLSTILLAASVWFCWQLVANQMGTGMRSYGLGMPLWWYSAALPFGFALVLIRFLQAALRGVDG from the coding sequence ATGCGCTTTCTGGATCAGTTCGAGAAGATCGTCTGTTCGCTGCTGCTGCTGGCCATGACGACGCTTGGCTTTGCCAATGTGGTCGTGCGCTATGGCACCAACCGCTCGCTGGCGGCGACCGAGGAATTGCTGACCGGCGGCTTCGTGCTGCTGACAGTGTTCGGTGCGGCCATCGCGGCGCGGCGGGGGCAGCATCTGGCCGTCGAACTGATTACCGACATGCTGCCCGCCGTCCTGCGGCGGGCGGTGATCGTCACCGCCACGCTGTTGTCGACGATCCTGCTGGCGGCCTCGGTCTGGTTCTGCTGGCAGCTTGTCGCGAACCAGATGGGCACCGGCATGCGCAGCTATGGGCTGGGTATGCCGCTGTGGTGGTATTCGGCCGCCCTGCCCTTTGGTTTCGCGCTGGTGCTGATCCGGTTCCTGCAGGCGGCGCTGCGGGGCGTCGATGGCTGA
- a CDS encoding ABC-F family ATP-binding cassette domain-containing protein produces the protein MARAPLLQLTDISLTFGGNPVFDDLSLTLQQGDRVALVGRNGSGKSTLMKVMAGLVEPDRGEVVLTAGAHAGYMEQDPDLSGHRTLGDFARAGLDEAEGYRVEIAAEGLKFDPDRPVATASGGERRRAALARLLAEAPELMLLDEPTNHLDIEAIGWLEDQLNQTRAAYVIISHDRAFLRRLTRATLWIDRGEVRRQERGFEHFEDWREAVWSAEDDARHKLDRKIRAEARWAVEGISARRKRNQGRVRALAALRAERRAQRARQGVAAMALDSGAQSGKRVIEATGIAKSFGDRVILKPFDLRVQRGDRVAFVGPNGVGKTTLIRMLIGEVPPDQGTVRLGTNLDIAVFDQARAALNQDQTLWEALTGDSEMRVSGRADQVMVRGQPRHVVGYLKDFLFDESQARAPVRSLSGGEKARLLLARLMARPSNLLVLDEPTNDLDVETLDLLQDLLGDYDGTVLLVSHDRDFIDRVADTTVAMEGDGRAVVYAGGWSDYRAQRGEASPPAPAPAPTRPAAAKESPASAKPARAGLSFTERHRLEELPDLIDRLEAEIAKLSEFLAQPDLYQTAPDRFRKATEALAERQAALDAAEEEWLTLADKAG, from the coding sequence ATGGCACGCGCACCCCTTCTTCAATTGACAGATATTTCGCTGACCTTCGGCGGCAACCCGGTTTTCGACGATCTGTCGCTGACCTTGCAGCAGGGCGACCGGGTCGCCTTGGTCGGTCGCAACGGGTCGGGCAAATCGACGCTGATGAAGGTGATGGCCGGCTTGGTCGAGCCCGATCGCGGAGAGGTGGTGCTGACCGCCGGCGCGCATGCCGGCTATATGGAACAGGACCCCGACCTGTCGGGGCACCGGACGCTTGGCGATTTCGCGCGCGCCGGGCTGGACGAGGCCGAGGGATACCGCGTCGAGATCGCGGCCGAGGGTCTCAAATTCGATCCCGACCGCCCCGTCGCGACCGCGTCCGGAGGAGAGCGTCGGCGCGCCGCACTGGCGCGGCTGCTGGCCGAGGCGCCGGAACTGATGCTGCTGGACGAGCCGACCAACCATCTGGACATCGAGGCGATCGGCTGGCTGGAAGACCAGCTGAACCAGACCCGCGCCGCCTATGTCATCATCAGCCACGACCGCGCCTTCCTGCGCCGCCTGACGCGGGCGACGCTGTGGATCGACCGGGGCGAGGTGCGCCGCCAGGAACGCGGTTTCGAACATTTCGAGGATTGGCGCGAAGCCGTCTGGTCGGCCGAGGACGACGCCCGCCACAAGCTGGATCGCAAGATCAGGGCCGAGGCGAGATGGGCCGTCGAAGGCATCAGCGCCCGGCGCAAGCGCAATCAGGGCCGGGTGCGCGCGCTGGCCGCGCTGCGCGCCGAACGCCGCGCGCAGCGTGCCCGTCAGGGCGTGGCGGCGATGGCGCTGGATTCGGGTGCGCAATCGGGCAAGCGCGTGATCGAGGCCACCGGCATAGCGAAGTCCTTCGGGGATCGCGTGATCCTGAAGCCGTTCGATCTGCGCGTGCAGCGCGGGGACCGGGTGGCCTTCGTGGGGCCGAACGGCGTCGGCAAGACGACCCTGATCCGGATGCTGATCGGCGAGGTTCCGCCCGATCAGGGCACCGTCAGACTGGGCACCAATCTGGACATCGCGGTCTTCGATCAGGCGCGCGCGGCGCTGAATCAGGATCAAACCCTGTGGGAGGCGCTGACCGGCGATTCCGAGATGCGCGTATCGGGCCGCGCCGATCAGGTGATGGTGCGCGGCCAGCCCCGGCACGTGGTCGGCTATCTCAAGGATTTCCTGTTCGACGAATCGCAGGCCCGCGCCCCGGTCCGCAGCCTGTCGGGCGGCGAAAAGGCGCGGCTGCTGCTGGCGCGGCTGATGGCCAGACCGTCGAATCTGCTGGTTCTGGACGAGCCGACCAACGATCTGGATGTCGAGACGCTGGATCTGTTGCAAGACCTGCTGGGCGATTACGACGGCACGGTGCTGCTGGTCAGCCATGACCGCGATTTCATCGACCGGGTGGCGGACACCACCGTCGCGATGGAAGGCGATGGCCGCGCCGTCGTCTATGCCGGCGGGTGGAGCGATTATCGCGCGCAGCGCGGCGAGGCGTCGCCGCCCGCCCCGGCCCCTGCGCCGACCCGGCCCGCAGCGGCGAAGGAATCGCCCGCGTCCGCCAAACCTGCCCGCGCCGGTCTCAGCTTTACCGAACGGCACCGGCTGGAGGAATTGCCCGACCTTATCGACCGGCTTGAAGCCGAGATCGCGAAGCTGTCGGAATTCCTGGCCCAGCCCGACCTGTATCAGACCGCGCCCGACAGGTTCCGCAAGGCGACCGAGGCGCTGGCCGAACGTCAGGCGGCGCTGGACGCCGCGGAAGAGGAATGGCTGACGCTGGCGGACAAGGCCGGCTGA